The following are from one region of the Paraglaciecola sp. L1A13 genome:
- a CDS encoding carboxymuconolactone decarboxylase family protein, with protein MADFTLHTVESAPEKSKPILEQSLKTNGMIPNLHAVMAEAPGLLEGYQVLHKLFMDSSFDAEELTVVWQTINVEHNCTYCVPAHTAIANSMKVSSELTEALRNKTAMPTDKLQVLHDTTLAMVRGRGVISDDVIDTFFAAGYGQRQLLEIILGLSQKVMSNYTNHIAKTPVDAPFKKFAW; from the coding sequence ATGGCAGATTTCACCCTTCATACAGTAGAAAGTGCACCAGAAAAAAGTAAACCTATTCTTGAGCAATCTCTAAAAACCAATGGCATGATACCTAATTTGCATGCAGTAATGGCAGAAGCGCCTGGTTTGCTTGAGGGTTACCAAGTCTTGCATAAGTTATTCATGGATTCTTCTTTCGATGCAGAAGAGCTTACCGTCGTATGGCAGACCATAAATGTGGAGCACAATTGCACTTACTGTGTTCCTGCTCATACCGCTATCGCAAACTCAATGAAGGTTTCATCTGAGTTAACAGAAGCGCTACGTAATAAAACTGCTATGCCTACTGATAAATTACAAGTACTTCACGACACTACATTGGCGATGGTACGTGGTCGTGGTGTGATATCAGATGACGTTATAGATACGTTTTTTGCCGCGGGTTACGGACAAAGACAACTACTCGAAATTATTTTAGGTTTGTCACAAAAGGTAATGAGTAACTATACAAATCATATAGCGAAAACACCTGTTGATGCGCCATTTAAAAAATTCGCGTGGTAG
- a CDS encoding pyridoxamine 5'-phosphate oxidase family protein, with protein MQQHPSWQSAIERALEAHLSSATSRYLQLATVDHHGHPHCRTIVFRGFNESKNQIYLHTDNRSEKVSHLTQESQVEACWYFEKTREQFRFSGHMDCIGHQPSIESQHTDNMNEHSNYYTQKLRHAHWRNLSDALRESYADDYDAANPSEHFVLLRLHITQVDYLRLMPAPHLRVLYRQDAQSHWHEESIRP; from the coding sequence ATGCAGCAACATCCATCTTGGCAATCTGCTATAGAACGTGCATTAGAAGCACATTTATCCTCAGCGACAAGTCGTTATTTACAATTGGCTACCGTAGACCATCATGGCCACCCCCACTGCCGTACTATAGTATTTAGAGGGTTCAATGAAAGTAAAAACCAAATATACCTGCACACAGACAATCGCAGTGAAAAGGTGTCTCATCTAACCCAAGAAAGTCAGGTCGAGGCATGCTGGTACTTCGAAAAAACCCGAGAGCAATTTCGTTTTAGCGGCCATATGGATTGTATCGGGCATCAGCCTAGCATAGAGAGTCAGCATACTGATAATATGAATGAACATTCTAATTATTATACTCAAAAGCTGCGACATGCCCATTGGCGAAATCTAAGCGACGCATTGCGTGAAAGTTATGCTGACGATTATGATGCGGCCAATCCTAGCGAACACTTCGTACTATTGAGATTGCATATCACTCAAGTAGATTATTTACGCCTAATGCCTGCTCCTCATTTGCGCGTATTATACCGTCAAGACGCGCAATCTCATTGGCATGAAGAATCCATCCGGCCCTAG
- a CDS encoding HNH endonuclease: MLVLRLNKSGLPQAWITLEEAAKYYAQDRVLFELGDSKRVLRGGWNNQGLRSRLALSSIIGCEGKVTRPSGKVPLNNRYLFRRDNYLCMYCGQKFRITELTRDHIIPRSKGGRDIWTNSASACTRCNCFKADRTPEEAGLTLIAVPFTPNIYERFYLMNRRIRVDQMAFLGSHFSKNREWETSYNLNTVGI, from the coding sequence ATGTTGGTATTAAGATTGAACAAATCTGGCCTACCTCAGGCATGGATAACCTTAGAAGAAGCGGCCAAATACTATGCTCAAGACAGAGTGCTGTTCGAATTAGGTGATAGTAAACGTGTATTACGTGGAGGCTGGAATAATCAAGGCTTACGAAGCCGCCTAGCCTTATCATCTATTATCGGTTGCGAAGGTAAAGTCACCAGACCTTCCGGCAAGGTTCCACTAAACAATCGTTACCTATTTCGCCGAGATAATTATCTGTGCATGTATTGTGGGCAAAAATTCCGTATTACAGAACTCACTCGGGACCACATTATACCCCGTTCAAAAGGAGGGCGTGATATTTGGACCAACAGTGCATCAGCTTGCACTCGCTGCAATTGCTTTAAAGCCGATCGCACGCCAGAGGAAGCTGGGTTAACGTTAATCGCCGTGCCCTTTACGCCTAATATTTATGAAAGATTCTATTTAATGAATCGGCGAATACGCGTCGATCAGATGGCATTTTTGGGCAGTCACTTTTCTAAAAACCGAGAATGGGAAACATCATATAACCTCAATACTGTCGGTATTTAG
- a CDS encoding acyltransferase, producing the protein MARLFGNVMGVLSVILYFINTVFWVIPIVLLSFLKLIPIKIWRTALSYPLDGCATSWITVNNINQNIFSRTKIEVTGTESLTLQDWYLVIANHQSWVDILILQRVFNHKIPFLKFFLKQELIWVPFLGIAWWALEFPFMRRYTKSFLAKNPHLKGKDLETTQKACEKFQTKPVSIMNFVEGTRFTPEKYQRQSPSFQHLLKPKAGGMAFVLSAMGTQLHKLLDVTIYYPQGIPTFWDFVCGKVKSIKVHVSVTPISELLQSDAFAKDYFDNPAQRVIFQRWLNSVWAEKDRRIEQMSAEQ; encoded by the coding sequence GTGGCGCGGTTGTTTGGCAATGTTATGGGTGTGCTCTCGGTTATTTTGTATTTCATTAATACAGTTTTTTGGGTGATCCCCATCGTATTACTGTCGTTTTTGAAACTTATCCCTATAAAAATTTGGCGCACAGCATTGTCTTATCCATTGGATGGATGTGCAACGTCATGGATAACGGTTAATAACATTAATCAAAATATATTTAGCCGCACAAAAATCGAAGTCACCGGCACCGAATCACTCACCCTGCAAGACTGGTATTTGGTCATCGCTAATCATCAATCTTGGGTGGATATTCTTATTCTGCAACGGGTGTTTAATCACAAAATTCCTTTTCTTAAATTCTTTTTAAAGCAAGAACTTATATGGGTGCCGTTTTTAGGAATTGCTTGGTGGGCCTTGGAATTCCCTTTTATGCGTCGTTACACTAAGTCGTTTTTGGCGAAAAACCCACACCTAAAAGGTAAAGACTTGGAAACCACTCAAAAAGCCTGTGAAAAGTTTCAAACTAAACCAGTAAGCATTATGAATTTCGTTGAAGGCACACGCTTCACGCCTGAAAAATATCAGCGTCAATCCCCCTCATTTCAACATTTATTAAAACCCAAAGCTGGCGGCATGGCATTTGTGTTAAGTGCTATGGGTACTCAATTACATAAATTGCTTGATGTGACAATTTACTATCCGCAAGGAATACCTACCTTTTGGGATTTTGTTTGCGGGAAAGTTAAATCAATCAAAGTCCATGTATCTGTAACGCCAATCAGTGAGTTATTGCAAAGTGACGCGTTCGCAAAAGATTACTTCGATAACCCAGCACAGCGCGTGATATTTCAGCGCTGGCTAAATAGTGTTTGGGCGGAAAAAGACCGTAGAATTGAGCAAATGTCGGCAGAGCAGTAG